A stretch of the Haloarchaeobius salinus genome encodes the following:
- the hutI gene encoding imidazolonepropionase, with product MTDLVVYDIGELAVGPGTDEPMETIGNAAVAVDDGMVVAVGDTDDVTDEHPPSAATEAHDAVGQAVLPGFVDPHTHALFAGDRSDEFEAKLRGRTYQELLAEGGGILRTVEAVRRADEDTLLANLLSHLDVMLEHGTTTVEVKSGYGLDTETELGMLRVIGRADEQHPVDVVPTFMGAHAVPQGMDTDDYVDEVVEEQLPAVAEQGIAQFCDVFCEEDVFSVAQSRRVLEAGMEHGLTPKVHAEELAHIGGTQLAAEIGAASADHLLHSTAEDVDALVDGGVVPVLLPGTAFGLGAEYADAETMLDRDAPVAIATDFNPNCHSHSMGFAQSLACVGMGMTPAEALLASTYNAAEALDLPARHGTLREGAPADLVVVDAPSFRHVPYQYGVNLVETVWKDGDRVHG from the coding sequence GTGACCGACCTCGTCGTCTACGACATCGGCGAGCTGGCGGTCGGCCCCGGCACGGACGAGCCGATGGAGACCATCGGGAACGCGGCCGTCGCGGTCGACGATGGCATGGTCGTCGCGGTCGGCGACACCGACGACGTGACCGACGAGCACCCACCGTCCGCCGCCACCGAAGCCCACGACGCGGTCGGACAGGCCGTCCTCCCGGGTTTCGTCGACCCGCACACCCACGCGCTGTTCGCCGGCGACCGCTCCGACGAGTTCGAGGCCAAGCTACGCGGGAGGACCTACCAGGAGCTTCTCGCGGAGGGCGGCGGCATCCTCCGGACGGTCGAGGCGGTCCGGAGAGCCGACGAGGACACCCTGCTCGCGAACCTGCTGTCCCACCTCGACGTGATGCTCGAACACGGCACCACGACGGTCGAGGTGAAGTCCGGCTACGGGCTCGACACCGAGACCGAACTGGGGATGCTCCGGGTCATCGGTCGCGCCGACGAGCAGCACCCGGTCGACGTGGTGCCGACGTTCATGGGTGCCCACGCCGTCCCGCAGGGGATGGACACCGACGACTACGTCGACGAAGTGGTCGAGGAGCAACTTCCCGCGGTCGCCGAGCAGGGCATCGCGCAGTTCTGCGACGTGTTCTGCGAGGAGGACGTGTTCTCGGTGGCACAGTCCCGGCGCGTGCTCGAAGCCGGGATGGAACACGGACTCACGCCGAAGGTCCACGCCGAGGAGCTCGCCCACATCGGCGGCACCCAGCTCGCAGCCGAGATCGGCGCGGCCAGCGCCGACCACCTGCTCCACTCGACCGCCGAGGACGTCGACGCGCTCGTCGACGGCGGCGTCGTGCCCGTCCTCCTGCCCGGCACGGCGTTCGGCCTCGGTGCCGAGTACGCCGACGCCGAGACGATGCTCGACCGCGACGCACCGGTCGCCATCGCGACCGACTTCAACCCCAACTGCCACAGCCACAGCATGGGGTTCGCCCAGTCGCTCGCCTGCGTCGGCATGGGGATGACCCCCGCCGAGGCGCTGCTGGCGAGCACGTACAACGCCGCCGAGGCGCTCGACCTGCCGGCCCGGCACGGCACGCTCCGGGAAGGCGCACCCGCCGACCTCGTCGTCGTCGACGCGCCGTCGTTCCGGCACGTGCCGTACCAGTACGGCGTCAATCTGGTGGAGACTGTCTGGAAGGACGGCGACCGAGTGCACGGCTGA
- a CDS encoding cupin domain-containing protein — MEKVDIDDVEPAFMDGSDLDRRGLSDHLGTDDLAINYYAIEPGESLSGGMHAHFDQEEVFYVVEGEVTFQTPEEEFVVGEHEVVRFAPGDFQTSVNDGDEDAVVIALGAPTPSEDIRVPMECRECGESETLQFLMTEDGQYLRCPECDNQFEAPV, encoded by the coding sequence ATGGAGAAAGTCGACATCGACGACGTGGAACCGGCGTTCATGGACGGCTCGGACCTCGACCGGCGCGGCCTGTCGGACCACCTCGGTACCGACGACCTCGCGATCAACTACTACGCCATCGAGCCCGGCGAGTCCCTCTCCGGTGGGATGCACGCCCACTTCGACCAGGAGGAGGTGTTCTACGTGGTCGAGGGCGAGGTGACGTTCCAGACGCCGGAGGAGGAGTTCGTGGTCGGCGAGCACGAGGTCGTCCGCTTCGCGCCGGGCGACTTCCAGACGAGCGTGAACGACGGTGACGAGGACGCGGTCGTCATCGCGCTCGGGGCACCGACGCCGAGCGAGGACATCCGTGTGCCGATGGAGTGCCGCGAGTGTGGGGAGTCGGAGACGCTCCAGTTCCTCATGACGGAGGACGGGCAGTACCTGCGCTGCCCCGAGTGCGACAACCAGTTCGAGGCCCCCGTATAG
- the mutS gene encoding DNA mismatch repair protein MutS: MDGALGPPAKMAEQADELTPMMRQYFELTGRYDDALVLFQVGDFYETFCEAAEVTSRICEVTLTKREDSTGRYPMAGVPIDNAESYIESLLEAGYRVAVADQVQEPEETTGVVDRAVTRVVTPGTLTEDELLASADNNFVACLTRSADPDDEPATSGEYGFAVLDVSTGDFYATAPPSPAAVADEVGRFDPAEAIVGPEVGTDAFPADCMVSPFDRTAFDRDAAAGKVREYFGDPDALLAGAAEIRACGALLAYAEYARGGAGEPATDDSAGATESEDGHLDYLNHLTRYDPREYMVLDPTALASLELFERRAVRGVEGATLADVLDETACAMGRRRLTDWLRRPLVDEERIAGRHDAVGELARDPATRERLHELLRDVYDVERLIARVSRGRANARDLRSLKDTLDVVPELKSALGDVDCDRLRHLRDGLDELEDVRELIGRAVRSEPPIEVTEGGVIREGYDDRLDDLRETERSGKQWIDELEAGERERTGIDSLKVGHNQVHGYYIEVTNPNLDAVPADYQRRQTLKNSERFYTPELKEREDEIFRAEQRADDLEYELFREVRETVAAETERVQRLADRVAALDVFVAFATAAAQYGYSRPTFSEEGIDIAAGRHPVVERTQESFVPNDASFDREEFLAVVTGPNMSGKSTYMRQVALICVMAQAGSFVPAASADLRILDRVFTRVGASDDIAGGQSTFMVEMTELADILREASEDSLVLLDEVGRGTSTADGLAIARAVTEYVHDELRATTLFATHHHELTETARGLDGAFNLHFSATETDDEVRFNHEVGPGPATASYGVEVARAAGVPNAVLDRSRELLARTTAEPVPNSGVDEPAEASDVAAEGADGVEAEDAAAVAGRLRQLNVADTTPMEALRLLDELQRELE, translated from the coding sequence ATGGACGGAGCGCTCGGACCGCCGGCGAAGATGGCCGAGCAGGCCGACGAGCTGACGCCGATGATGCGGCAGTACTTCGAGCTGACCGGGCGCTACGACGACGCGCTCGTGCTGTTCCAGGTCGGCGACTTCTACGAGACGTTCTGCGAGGCCGCCGAGGTCACCAGCCGCATCTGCGAGGTGACCCTGACCAAGCGCGAGGACTCGACCGGTCGCTACCCGATGGCCGGCGTCCCCATCGACAACGCCGAGAGCTACATCGAGTCGCTGCTGGAGGCCGGCTACCGCGTCGCGGTCGCGGACCAGGTGCAGGAGCCCGAGGAGACGACCGGTGTCGTCGACCGGGCCGTGACCCGGGTCGTCACCCCGGGCACGCTCACCGAGGACGAGCTGCTCGCCTCGGCGGACAACAACTTCGTCGCCTGTCTCACCCGGAGCGCGGACCCGGACGACGAGCCGGCGACCTCCGGCGAGTACGGCTTCGCGGTGCTCGACGTCTCGACGGGCGACTTCTACGCGACGGCCCCGCCCTCACCGGCCGCCGTCGCCGACGAGGTGGGCCGGTTCGACCCCGCCGAGGCCATCGTCGGGCCCGAGGTCGGCACCGACGCCTTCCCGGCCGACTGCATGGTCTCGCCGTTCGACCGGACCGCCTTCGACCGCGACGCCGCGGCCGGGAAGGTCCGTGAGTACTTCGGCGACCCCGACGCCCTCCTCGCGGGGGCGGCCGAGATCCGGGCCTGCGGCGCGCTGCTCGCCTACGCGGAGTACGCTCGCGGCGGTGCCGGCGAGCCCGCGACGGACGACTCCGCGGGTGCAACGGAGTCCGAGGACGGGCATCTCGACTACCTGAACCACCTCACCCGGTACGACCCTCGCGAGTACATGGTGCTCGACCCGACCGCACTCGCCAGCCTCGAACTGTTCGAACGCCGGGCGGTGCGGGGCGTCGAGGGCGCGACGCTCGCCGACGTGCTCGACGAGACCGCCTGCGCGATGGGCCGTCGCCGGCTCACAGACTGGCTCCGCCGTCCGCTCGTCGACGAGGAGCGCATCGCCGGCCGCCACGACGCCGTCGGCGAACTCGCTCGCGACCCCGCTACGCGGGAGCGGCTCCACGAACTCCTCCGGGACGTGTACGACGTGGAGCGGCTCATCGCCCGCGTCTCCCGGGGTCGCGCGAACGCCCGCGACCTCCGCTCGCTGAAGGACACCCTCGACGTGGTGCCCGAGCTGAAGTCCGCCCTCGGCGACGTCGACTGCGACCGGCTCCGCCACCTCCGAGACGGGCTCGACGAACTCGAGGACGTGCGCGAGCTGATCGGCCGGGCGGTCCGGTCCGAACCTCCCATCGAGGTAACCGAGGGCGGCGTGATCCGGGAGGGCTACGACGACCGGCTCGACGACCTCCGCGAGACCGAACGCTCGGGCAAACAGTGGATCGACGAGCTCGAAGCCGGCGAGCGGGAGCGCACCGGCATCGACTCGCTGAAGGTCGGCCACAACCAGGTCCACGGCTACTACATCGAGGTGACGAACCCGAACCTCGATGCGGTGCCCGCGGACTACCAGCGCCGGCAGACGCTGAAGAACTCCGAGCGGTTCTACACGCCCGAGCTGAAGGAGCGCGAGGACGAGATATTCCGGGCGGAGCAACGGGCCGACGACCTCGAGTACGAGCTGTTCCGCGAGGTGCGCGAGACCGTGGCCGCCGAGACCGAGCGCGTCCAGCGCCTCGCGGACCGCGTGGCGGCGCTCGACGTTTTCGTCGCGTTCGCCACGGCGGCCGCCCAGTACGGTTACAGTCGTCCCACCTTCTCCGAGGAGGGCATCGACATCGCCGCCGGACGGCACCCGGTCGTCGAGCGCACGCAGGAGTCGTTCGTGCCGAACGACGCCAGCTTCGACCGCGAGGAGTTCCTCGCCGTCGTCACCGGCCCGAACATGAGCGGGAAGTCGACGTACATGCGGCAGGTCGCGCTCATCTGCGTGATGGCCCAGGCCGGCAGCTTCGTGCCCGCCGCATCGGCCGACCTGCGCATCCTCGACCGGGTGTTCACCCGCGTCGGCGCGAGCGACGACATCGCCGGCGGCCAGTCGACGTTCATGGTCGAGATGACCGAACTCGCCGACATCCTCCGGGAGGCCAGCGAGGACTCGCTGGTCCTGCTCGACGAGGTCGGCCGCGGGACCTCGACGGCCGACGGGCTCGCCATCGCCCGTGCCGTCACCGAGTACGTCCACGACGAGCTCCGGGCGACGACCCTGTTCGCGACGCACCACCACGAGCTAACCGAGACGGCCCGCGGGCTCGACGGCGCGTTCAACCTGCACTTCTCCGCGACCGAGACCGACGACGAGGTCCGGTTCAACCACGAGGTCGGTCCCGGTCCCGCCACGGCGTCCTACGGCGTCGAGGTCGCCCGCGCCGCCGGCGTGCCCAACGCGGTGCTGGACCGCTCGCGGGAGCTGCTCGCGCGGACGACCGCCGAGCCGGTCCCGAACAGTGGCGTCGACGAGCCAGCCGAGGCTTCGGACGTCGCTGCAGAAGGTGCTGACGGCGTCGAGGCCGAGGACGCCGCGGCCGTCGCCGGCCGGCTCCGACAGCTCAACGTCGCGGACACGACACCGATGGAAGCGCTGCGGCTCCTCGACGAGCTGCAGCGAGAACTGGAGTAG
- a CDS encoding helix-turn-helix domain-containing protein, which produces MHEVTARVADDSPYAAATAGTDASVELWCNDHRDLLHVRGPAEGVREHVEAAVGVSDAVAHDDELLLVTADCLREHDDTIEPYVAANDCLLVPPIRYERGAKVVRVLALDPANLTGFYRDIAADHDVTVEAKHDRARPSRSSPLVDLDAVLPDLSPRQREALTTAFEAGYYEIPREATTADLGEALDVDRRTAEEHLRRAENKLLGALAPRLR; this is translated from the coding sequence ATGCACGAGGTCACCGCCCGCGTCGCCGACGACAGCCCGTACGCCGCCGCCACCGCCGGCACGGACGCCTCGGTCGAGCTCTGGTGCAACGACCACCGGGACCTGCTCCACGTGCGCGGTCCCGCGGAGGGCGTGCGCGAGCACGTCGAGGCCGCCGTGGGCGTCTCCGACGCCGTCGCCCACGACGACGAGCTGCTGCTCGTCACCGCCGACTGCCTCCGCGAGCACGACGACACCATCGAGCCGTACGTCGCGGCCAACGACTGCCTGCTCGTCCCGCCGATCCGGTACGAGCGCGGCGCGAAGGTCGTCCGCGTGCTCGCGCTCGACCCCGCGAACCTCACCGGGTTCTACCGCGACATCGCGGCCGACCACGACGTGACCGTCGAGGCAAAGCACGACCGGGCGCGGCCGAGCCGGAGCTCACCCCTCGTCGACCTCGACGCCGTCCTCCCCGACCTCAGCCCACGCCAGCGCGAGGCCCTGACCACCGCCTTCGAGGCGGGTTACTACGAGATTCCCCGGGAGGCGACCACCGCGGACCTCGGCGAGGCACTGGACGTGGACCGCCGCACCGCCGAGGAGCACCTCCGGCGCGCCGAGAACAAGCTGCTGGGTGCGCTCGCGCCGCGGCTGCGGTGA
- the hutG gene encoding formimidoylglutamase, whose amino-acid sequence MTAFTAPPDWAGTSSDPNDEQFGHVVEATTLSSADDYDAVLVGEPYDGAVIGRKGAADGPAAIRDTLAGVKSHHFDAGPVSGVGDLGDVAPPAAGGVEGVQDAVADTTAAVHEADALPVFLGGDNSLTVANVRPLLDSGSVGIVNFDAHLDCREVPDDGPTSGTPYRQLFESGLDAYAPVGVRHFETSTTYHDYLREQGGAVVTAEEVGEDAVTAADRALDGLGDVDHVYVSVDVDVLDATAAPGASAPTPGGLTTRELYRGLRIVASDDRIVGFELVETAPSLDADDGRTVDAAARAVAHFLAGWSA is encoded by the coding sequence ATGACGGCGTTCACCGCGCCGCCCGACTGGGCCGGTACCTCGTCGGACCCGAACGACGAGCAGTTCGGCCACGTCGTCGAGGCCACGACGCTCTCGTCCGCCGACGACTACGACGCCGTCCTCGTCGGCGAGCCGTACGACGGTGCGGTCATCGGCCGCAAGGGGGCAGCCGACGGTCCCGCCGCCATCCGTGACACACTCGCCGGCGTCAAGAGCCACCACTTCGACGCCGGCCCCGTCTCGGGAGTCGGCGACCTCGGCGACGTTGCCCCCCCCGCGGCGGGCGGCGTCGAGGGCGTGCAGGACGCGGTCGCCGACACCACGGCCGCGGTCCACGAGGCCGACGCCCTCCCGGTCTTCCTCGGTGGCGACAACTCGCTGACCGTGGCGAACGTCCGGCCGCTGCTCGATTCGGGGAGCGTCGGCATCGTCAACTTCGACGCGCACCTCGACTGCCGCGAGGTCCCCGACGACGGTCCGACGAGCGGGACACCGTACCGCCAGCTGTTCGAGTCAGGGCTCGACGCCTACGCCCCGGTCGGGGTCCGGCACTTCGAGACCTCCACTACGTACCACGACTACCTGCGCGAGCAGGGCGGCGCGGTCGTGACTGCGGAGGAGGTCGGCGAAGATGCGGTCACAGCCGCGGACCGAGCGCTCGACGGCCTCGGCGACGTGGACCACGTCTACGTCTCCGTCGACGTGGACGTGCTGGACGCGACGGCCGCACCGGGTGCGAGCGCGCCGACGCCCGGCGGACTGACGACCAGGGAGCTGTACCGGGGACTCAGAATCGTCGCCAGCGACGACCGGATTGTGGGGTTCGAACTCGTCGAGACAGCTCCGTCGCTCGACGCCGACGACGGCCGAACCGTCGACGCGGCGGCCCGTGCGGTCGCCCACTTCCTCGCGGGGTGGTCGGCGTGA
- a CDS encoding MFS transporter codes for MNWRYAHTALVACTLAFAATMVARLAISPVLPLVVDDFGVSYGVLGLALSGMWAAYALTQFPSGVLGDRFGERRVILAAVGSTGVTAALLALSPSVPVFIVGAVLLGAGAGLHYSVATTFLAKQFDDVGRAIGVHVAGGPMAGLVVPPVAALVGARFGWRWAIALGVVTAVPVFALFATQVRPTEPVRPDQPMRERFAFEPLAELLSRPAIAYTTLLAFLGAFTWQATASFLPSFLDEAGRLTTTQASLLFSLYFLVHGATQPLTGSLSDRFGRDATAMLTMSSGIVGYSLLVVGASRDAGLPTFAVASVLVGLSMSWGAPIQSRFIDLLGAEERGVGFGLVRTAYMLLGATGSVVVGGVADFTTWLTAFSLLAVVMAVGLATLLANRTLRLGL; via the coding sequence GTGAACTGGCGGTACGCACACACCGCACTCGTCGCCTGCACGCTGGCGTTCGCCGCGACGATGGTCGCCCGGCTGGCGATCAGCCCGGTGCTCCCGCTCGTCGTCGACGACTTCGGGGTCAGCTACGGCGTCCTCGGACTCGCGCTCTCCGGGATGTGGGCGGCGTACGCGCTCACGCAGTTCCCGTCCGGCGTGCTCGGCGACCGCTTCGGCGAGCGCCGGGTCATCCTCGCAGCCGTCGGCTCGACCGGCGTCACCGCCGCCCTGCTCGCGCTCTCGCCCTCTGTCCCCGTGTTCATCGTCGGCGCGGTGCTCCTCGGTGCCGGGGCGGGTCTGCACTACTCCGTCGCGACGACGTTCCTCGCGAAGCAGTTCGACGACGTGGGCCGGGCCATCGGCGTCCACGTCGCCGGCGGCCCGATGGCCGGACTGGTCGTCCCGCCCGTGGCCGCCCTCGTCGGCGCACGGTTCGGCTGGCGCTGGGCCATCGCGCTCGGCGTCGTCACCGCGGTGCCCGTCTTCGCGCTGTTCGCGACACAGGTCCGGCCGACCGAGCCGGTCCGACCGGACCAGCCGATGCGCGAGCGGTTCGCGTTCGAGCCACTCGCCGAACTGCTCTCGCGGCCGGCCATCGCGTACACGACGCTGCTCGCGTTCCTCGGCGCGTTCACCTGGCAGGCGACCGCGTCCTTCCTCCCCTCGTTCCTCGACGAGGCCGGACGGCTGACGACGACGCAGGCGAGCCTGCTGTTCTCGCTGTACTTCCTCGTCCACGGCGCGACACAGCCCCTGACCGGGTCGCTCTCGGACCGGTTCGGCCGGGACGCCACGGCGATGCTCACGATGAGCTCGGGCATCGTCGGCTACTCGCTGCTCGTCGTCGGCGCGAGCCGGGATGCCGGCCTCCCGACGTTCGCCGTCGCGTCCGTGCTCGTCGGCCTCTCGATGTCGTGGGGTGCACCCATCCAGTCCCGGTTCATCGACCTGCTCGGGGCCGAGGAGCGCGGCGTCGGCTTCGGCCTCGTCCGCACCGCCTACATGCTACTCGGCGCGACCGGCAGCGTCGTCGTCGGCGGCGTCGCCGACTTCACGACGTGGCTGACCGCGTTCTCCCTGCTCGCGGTCGTGATGGCCGTCGGGCTCGCGACGCTGCTGGCGAACCGGACGCTCCGGCTGGGGCTGTGA
- a CDS encoding DUF6735 family protein gives MGHRALVAYGRADGSYSLHHSQWGALGFALSDDLGPDSPFGANAGWEQAAHEAVVAGERPDTPSDHDAPVDPQPRGSVPSLDTLPGRFDFLEYEAAFVVSRTGDVRAFQPCWFARALDDAEPVGDGALVSLRRGRDPVGDAARVSAWFRGVADTVRVLHDSGRLDGAASREHLRTRVREWAAEGRTVLLPP, from the coding sequence ATGGGCCACCGCGCGCTCGTAGCCTACGGACGCGCCGACGGGTCGTACTCGCTGCATCACTCGCAGTGGGGCGCGCTCGGCTTCGCGCTGTCCGACGATCTCGGCCCGGACAGCCCGTTCGGAGCCAATGCGGGCTGGGAGCAGGCAGCGCACGAAGCTGTCGTGGCTGGCGAGCGACCCGACACCCCGTCCGACCACGACGCCCCGGTCGACCCCCAGCCACGGGGCTCGGTGCCCAGCCTGGACACCCTCCCCGGGCGGTTCGACTTCCTCGAGTACGAGGCCGCGTTCGTGGTCTCTCGAACCGGCGACGTCCGCGCGTTCCAGCCCTGCTGGTTCGCCCGGGCGCTGGACGACGCCGAACCCGTGGGCGACGGCGCGCTCGTCTCGCTCCGGCGTGGCCGCGACCCGGTCGGCGACGCCGCACGCGTGTCGGCCTGGTTCCGTGGCGTCGCCGACACGGTGCGCGTGCTCCACGATTCCGGCAGGCTCGACGGGGCGGCATCCCGCGAGCACCTCCGGACCCGGGTGCGGGAGTGGGCGGCCGAGGGCCGGACCGTGCTGCTGCCACCCTGA
- the hutU gene encoding urocanate hydratase, translated as MQQHGDDASDDDGHDVGEPSEQWREYQGAPTGTDIECEGWRQEAALRMLNNNLDPEVAEKPEELVVYGGTGRAARSWDAYDAILGELRELADDETLLVQSGKPVGVFRTREESPRVLIANSNIVGRWDSWEHFHELEAKGLIMYGQMTAGSWAYIGTQGIIQGTYETLAELARQHYPENDGLRGKTVVTAGLGGMGGAQPLAVTMNHGVCIAAEVDEERIDRRIETGYCMAKTDDLDEAIERAEEAAEAGEPFSIGVHMNAADMFDGLLERGWVPDVVTDQTSAHDELEGYYPSGYTVDEADELRERDPEQYVAESMDTMERHVDGILRLQDEGAIAFEYGNNIRGQVEDHRNREDAFDFPGFVPAYIRPLFCRGKGPFRWAALSGDPADIHRTDEAVLELFPEKDHLRRWIELAQEQVHFQGLPSRVCWLGYQAGDDDDGLTERARFALRINELVADGEISAPVVVTRDHLDAGSVASPNRETEAMRDGSDAVADWPILNALLNTAAGADIVSVHDGGGVGIGNSLHTNNHVVLDGSEQAAETAKRVFTTDPGMGVIRHADAGYEEALAEARESDVRVPMRDRGESNR; from the coding sequence ATGCAACAGCACGGTGACGACGCGAGCGACGACGACGGCCACGACGTCGGCGAGCCGTCCGAACAGTGGCGCGAGTACCAGGGCGCACCGACCGGCACCGACATCGAGTGCGAGGGCTGGCGGCAGGAGGCCGCGCTGCGGATGCTGAACAACAACCTGGACCCGGAGGTCGCCGAGAAGCCCGAGGAGCTGGTGGTGTACGGCGGGACCGGGCGTGCGGCCCGGAGCTGGGACGCCTACGACGCCATCCTCGGGGAGCTCAGGGAGCTCGCGGACGACGAGACGCTGCTCGTGCAGTCCGGCAAGCCCGTCGGCGTGTTCCGAACCCGCGAGGAGTCACCGCGGGTGCTCATCGCGAACTCGAACATCGTCGGGCGCTGGGACAGCTGGGAGCACTTCCACGAGCTGGAGGCGAAGGGGCTCATCATGTACGGCCAGATGACCGCCGGCTCGTGGGCGTACATCGGCACGCAGGGCATCATCCAGGGCACCTACGAGACGCTCGCCGAACTCGCCAGGCAGCACTACCCCGAGAACGACGGCCTCCGGGGCAAGACCGTCGTCACGGCCGGGCTCGGCGGGATGGGCGGCGCACAGCCGCTGGCGGTGACGATGAACCACGGCGTCTGCATCGCCGCGGAGGTCGACGAGGAGCGCATCGACCGCCGCATCGAGACGGGCTACTGCATGGCCAAGACCGACGACCTCGACGAGGCCATCGAGCGCGCCGAGGAAGCCGCCGAGGCCGGCGAGCCGTTCTCCATCGGCGTCCACATGAACGCCGCCGACATGTTCGACGGGCTGCTGGAGCGGGGCTGGGTGCCCGACGTCGTCACCGACCAGACCAGCGCACACGACGAACTGGAGGGCTACTACCCGTCGGGCTACACCGTCGACGAGGCCGACGAACTCCGCGAGCGCGATCCCGAGCAGTACGTCGCGGAGAGCATGGACACGATGGAGCGCCACGTCGACGGCATCCTCCGGCTGCAGGACGAGGGGGCCATCGCGTTCGAGTACGGCAACAACATCCGCGGGCAGGTCGAGGACCACCGGAACCGGGAGGACGCGTTCGACTTCCCCGGCTTCGTCCCCGCCTACATCCGGCCGCTGTTCTGCCGCGGGAAGGGCCCGTTCCGGTGGGCCGCGCTCTCGGGCGACCCGGCCGACATCCACCGGACCGACGAGGCCGTCCTCGAACTGTTCCCCGAGAAGGACCACCTGCGTCGCTGGATCGAGCTCGCACAGGAGCAGGTCCACTTCCAGGGGCTCCCGAGCCGGGTCTGCTGGCTCGGATACCAGGCAGGAGATGATGACGATGGACTCACCGAGCGCGCCCGGTTCGCGCTCCGTATCAACGAACTCGTCGCCGACGGCGAGATATCGGCACCGGTCGTCGTCACGCGGGACCACCTCGACGCGGGCTCCGTCGCCAGCCCGAACCGCGAGACGGAGGCGATGCGCGACGGCTCCGACGCGGTCGCCGACTGGCCCATCCTGAACGCGCTGCTGAACACGGCCGCCGGGGCGGACATCGTGAGCGTCCACGACGGTGGCGGCGTCGGCATCGGCAACTCGCTGCACACGAACAACCACGTCGTCCTCGACGGCAGCGAGCAGGCCGCCGAGACGGCGAAGCGCGTGTTCACCACCGACCCCGGCATGGGCGTCATCCGGCACGCCGACGCGGGCTACGAGGAGGCGCTCGCGGAGGCCCGCGAATCCGACGTGCGAGTCCCGATGCGCGACCGTGGTGAGTCCAACCGATGA
- the nucS gene encoding endonuclease NucS: MTTERTGTGVRTVVEPTLSEAEAAMAGALERGDLLTVFGRCSVDYEGRASSTLGPGDRHVTAKPDGTVLVHTDEGQQPVNWQPPGCSQRVERVEGGDEGTDADDDAPLRLVSTRESPDEELVVSFESVRQVSAFAVDDGESLSLTGSEEDLRQRVLESPDLVEPGFQPLVTERRTAAGAVDIFGEDADGNVVVVELKRKRVGPDAVGQLTRYVDALERDLHADATVRGILVAPSVTDRARRMLADRGLEFSAVEPPSEGE, translated from the coding sequence GTGACAACCGAACGAACCGGGACCGGCGTCCGGACCGTCGTCGAGCCGACGCTCTCCGAGGCGGAAGCGGCGATGGCCGGGGCGCTGGAGCGTGGCGACCTGCTCACCGTCTTCGGCCGCTGTTCGGTCGACTACGAGGGCCGCGCGTCGAGCACGCTCGGCCCGGGCGACCGCCACGTCACCGCGAAGCCCGACGGGACAGTGCTGGTCCACACCGACGAGGGCCAGCAGCCGGTGAACTGGCAGCCACCGGGCTGTTCACAGCGCGTCGAGCGCGTCGAAGGCGGGGACGAGGGGACAGACGCGGACGACGACGCCCCGCTTCGGCTGGTCAGCACACGTGAGAGCCCCGACGAGGAACTCGTCGTCAGCTTCGAGTCGGTCCGGCAGGTGTCCGCGTTCGCCGTCGACGACGGCGAGTCGCTCTCGCTCACCGGCTCCGAGGAGGACCTCCGCCAGCGAGTACTGGAGTCGCCCGACCTGGTCGAACCGGGGTTCCAGCCGCTCGTCACCGAGCGCCGGACCGCCGCCGGCGCGGTCGACATCTTCGGCGAGGACGCCGACGGCAACGTCGTGGTCGTCGAGCTGAAGCGAAAGCGCGTCGGGCCGGACGCGGTCGGCCAGCTGACCCGGTACGTCGACGCGCTGGAGCGGGACCTGCACGCCGACGCCACGGTCCGGGGCATCCTCGTCGCGCCGTCGGTCACCGACCGCGCCCGCCGGATGCTGGCCGACCGGGGGCTGGAGTTCTCGGCGGTCGAGCCCCCGTCCGAGGGGGAGTGA